One genomic segment of Anaerosporomusa subterranea includes these proteins:
- a CDS encoding Ger(x)C family spore germination protein: MLRIVMVVSLLVVSLLSGGCVSGRETDEVTYVVAIGIDKGTGKNIRATYVVVSTGTMGGGGKEGEAGGKQTELVTIEAANLGEARNLLNSVESRSINLSHVKGFIIGEDLARQGLTDIMSVVMRFREFRGTMYIGVVNNGTAEEFLSKNSPKVEKLPSKYFESMIATADESSYYLPVQMHEFYRRLKTNNGSPTAMLVGVNPQTGRGQPQGIVEEGDKAKEYTAGMMPREGESNPAEIMGMALFVDDKMVGTLTNQETRMVAILRGKFGRGFMVVTDPMAQEKNANVYIRLGRSPRIKCEFQDGIPKINADILLEAEISALPSGVNYEAPEYSGMLESQVSRVIEEEMSNMLRKTQELGSDAVGFGRYARSQFTLYDEFAQLDFEKLYQKAEITLSVKTIIRRTGLLWKTSPLPGKDKGTEKKREVS; the protein is encoded by the coding sequence ATGCTCCGCATCGTGATGGTAGTCAGTCTGCTTGTTGTATCGCTATTGTCCGGCGGTTGTGTCAGCGGACGAGAGACAGACGAGGTGACGTATGTGGTTGCCATCGGGATAGACAAAGGCACGGGGAAAAATATAAGAGCCACCTATGTCGTCGTCTCGACAGGTACTATGGGGGGAGGCGGCAAAGAGGGCGAAGCAGGCGGTAAGCAAACGGAATTAGTGACGATTGAGGCTGCTAATCTGGGGGAAGCACGCAACCTGCTGAACTCGGTTGAGTCTCGTTCCATCAATTTGTCGCACGTCAAAGGCTTTATCATTGGCGAGGATTTGGCGCGGCAGGGACTCACAGATATAATGTCAGTGGTGATGCGATTTCGCGAATTCCGTGGCACGATGTACATTGGCGTAGTGAATAATGGCACAGCAGAAGAATTCTTATCAAAAAACTCGCCCAAGGTAGAGAAGCTGCCGTCTAAATACTTTGAAAGCATGATTGCCACTGCTGACGAGAGCTCATATTACCTACCGGTCCAGATGCACGAGTTTTACCGGCGGCTAAAAACAAATAACGGCTCACCGACCGCCATGCTTGTTGGCGTCAATCCGCAGACCGGGCGGGGTCAGCCGCAGGGAATTGTGGAAGAGGGCGATAAGGCCAAGGAATACACAGCAGGCATGATGCCGCGTGAGGGAGAATCTAACCCTGCAGAGATAATGGGAATGGCGCTTTTCGTCGACGATAAAATGGTTGGTACTCTCACAAACCAAGAGACGCGAATGGTTGCCATTCTCAGAGGAAAATTCGGCCGTGGCTTTATGGTCGTGACTGATCCAATGGCGCAGGAGAAGAATGCTAATGTCTATATCCGCCTTGGACGCTCGCCTCGTATCAAGTGTGAGTTTCAAGATGGGATACCGAAGATCAATGCAGATATCCTGCTGGAGGCCGAAATCTCTGCTTTGCCAAGTGGCGTGAATTACGAGGCCCCTGAATACAGTGGAATGCTCGAAAGTCAGGTGAGCAGAGTAATCGAAGAGGAGATGAGCAACATGCTGAGGAAGACACAGGAACTCGGTTCAGATGCCGTAGGTTTTGGTCGTTATGCCCGTTCTCAATTTACTCTTTATGACGAATTTGCCCAACTTGATTTCGAAAAACTGTATCAAAAAGCAGAGATTACGCTATCGGTAAAAACGATCATTCGTCGTACCGGACTATTGTGGAAAACGTCGCCGCTGCCGGGTAAAGATAAGGGGACAGAGAAGAAAAGGGAAGTGAGTTAA
- a CDS encoding MazG-like family protein yields the protein MAHDSDILRKLRFIEWLKAELASNLAALLHAIVRNSERAMAEALAALIVTSYVLGRRLGLDFDKLDKEIAAWLARYTSKEHDIDKWTGDYAELERYLRQKR from the coding sequence ATGGCACACGATTCAGACATCCTGCGCAAACTTCGCTTTATTGAATGGCTGAAGGCGGAACTAGCCTCTAACTTGGCCGCACTGTTGCATGCGATTGTCAGAAACAGCGAGCGCGCTATGGCTGAGGCGCTGGCGGCGCTTATCGTTACCTCCTATGTATTGGGGCGCCGATTGGGGCTCGATTTCGACAAACTTGACAAGGAAATTGCCGCGTGGCTGGCTCGTTATACCAGCAAAGAACATGATATTGATAAATGGACCGGAGACTATGCCGAGCTTGAGCGTTATCTCCGGCAGAAGAGGTGA
- a CDS encoding YybS family protein, which produces MSQPRVKPMVESGILSAIAILFAIISAYVPVLGAFVNIIWPVPLALLGARHGHKWSIMATVVAGLITAMLLHPLHAVSVVVGFALTGIVLGLCIRHGLGTVKTLAFGSLASLVSKIAVIGISMLVMGTNPLNLQDESMTKALEQVISIYRSFGMKEEDLGKMSEMMKTTLDIMKVILPAGFAIAAVFETWLNFIIARAVLKKLGHQFNPFLAFKYWSVPYATIYVWAISSGVALLAGMYKYELLSKISLNIQILATVVLLCQGLALFYFLAEKYNLSRLVRNVILFLVLTNGILTQALMFAGAFDLIFDYRKLKESRPT; this is translated from the coding sequence ATGAGTCAACCCCGGGTTAAACCGATGGTCGAAAGCGGTATACTATCCGCTATCGCCATACTTTTTGCGATTATTAGCGCCTATGTACCGGTGTTAGGCGCTTTTGTCAACATCATCTGGCCGGTGCCGTTAGCGCTCTTAGGCGCCCGCCATGGTCACAAATGGAGCATCATGGCTACCGTGGTAGCCGGTCTGATCACCGCTATGCTGCTGCATCCCCTGCACGCCGTTTCTGTAGTTGTTGGCTTTGCCCTGACCGGTATCGTACTTGGTCTATGTATCCGTCACGGACTAGGTACAGTGAAGACATTGGCATTTGGCTCATTAGCCTCACTCGTGTCTAAGATCGCTGTTATCGGGATCAGCATGCTGGTGATGGGAACAAACCCGCTCAATCTGCAGGATGAGTCAATGACCAAAGCTCTTGAACAGGTAATCAGTATATACCGTAGTTTTGGGATGAAGGAAGAAGATTTAGGCAAGATGTCGGAGATGATGAAAACCACTCTCGATATCATGAAAGTTATTCTGCCGGCCGGGTTTGCCATCGCTGCTGTATTTGAAACTTGGCTCAACTTTATTATCGCTCGGGCCGTGCTCAAAAAGCTTGGCCATCAGTTTAATCCGTTTTTGGCGTTTAAGTACTGGAGCGTCCCGTACGCGACTATCTATGTCTGGGCTATTTCCAGCGGAGTCGCATTGTTGGCTGGCATGTACAAGTACGAGTTGCTCTCAAAGATCAGCCTCAATATCCAAATCCTCGCCACCGTGGTGCTCCTCTGCCAGGGGTTAGCTTTATTTTACTTCCTTGCCGAGAAATACAATTTGTCACGCCTTGTCCGTAACGTTATACTATTCTTAGTATTGACTAATGGTATATTGACACAGGCGCTAATGTTCGCCGGTGCTTTTGATCTGATTTTTGATTATCGGAAACTAAAAGAGTCCCGTCCGACCTAA
- a CDS encoding DHH family phosphoesterase, whose protein sequence is MLHGSLFRVSRLHMFAGAVVLMALAYYNLSLSALTAILFFALYHRSRERHKAQQQAFAAYVESLSFHIDQAGLYALHHLPMAIIVFDEAGKVHWRNQLGADWLDRNFCAGDDIGQVCPELAMIRNWEKSQTRIIVSGERYLQITCKPTEVGESGEKRLFTAYISDVSASECTRLKSQAAMPVFAYIQIDNLSDVLKGLSETQRSGIIAAVNTKLAEWASETDSYIKRFAEDMYLAIFNRQSLDKILNDKFDILDRIRAIQGGNKIPVTLSIGVSAEEESILLLGQKAQAGLDLALGRGGDQAAVYANGKMQFYGGKAKAVEKNTRVKARVVSQAIHELIEDAELVLIMGHAHEDFDSLGSAIGLAVMARHLEKPTYIVLSQPGSAVDKLSELLADYEEYRTIFISPAQAASILKEANSDKTLLFVSDTHRPDLTAAPELLSEVEKVIVIDHHRRAEDFITSPLLVYLEPSASSTSELVTELLTYFDDNIDMNRLEASALYAGIVVDTKNFAVQTGVRTFEAASYLRRIGADPRLVRQLFRVDLESLRHRAEIIGNATQLPGGIIVAECPSGVKNIQMVAAQAADMLLNLEGVQVSFVLFAADDMINISARSQGDVNVQVLMESFGGGGHQTMAGAQLKNITMEEVRQRLVELVQKQIEESEADETHSATRSERSR, encoded by the coding sequence ATGCTTCATGGGTCGCTATTTCGCGTCAGCCGCTTGCATATGTTTGCCGGAGCAGTCGTCCTGATGGCGTTGGCTTATTACAACCTGTCATTGTCTGCCTTAACGGCGATTCTGTTTTTTGCCTTATATCACCGGTCCCGAGAACGTCATAAAGCACAGCAACAGGCCTTCGCCGCCTATGTGGAATCGCTTTCATTTCATATTGATCAAGCGGGGCTCTACGCGTTGCATCACTTGCCGATGGCCATTATTGTCTTTGATGAGGCTGGCAAAGTGCATTGGCGCAATCAACTGGGTGCGGATTGGCTGGATAGAAACTTCTGTGCCGGTGATGATATTGGCCAGGTTTGCCCGGAGTTGGCGATGATTAGAAATTGGGAAAAGAGTCAGACCCGGATTATTGTCTCAGGCGAACGGTATCTGCAGATTACCTGTAAACCGACGGAGGTTGGCGAATCTGGCGAGAAACGACTGTTTACCGCCTATATCAGCGATGTGAGCGCCAGTGAGTGCACCCGTTTGAAAAGCCAAGCCGCTATGCCGGTTTTTGCCTATATCCAGATTGATAATCTCAGCGATGTTTTGAAAGGGCTAAGTGAGACCCAGCGCAGCGGCATCATTGCTGCAGTGAACACCAAGCTAGCTGAGTGGGCCAGCGAGACAGACAGTTATATAAAACGTTTTGCCGAAGATATGTATCTGGCTATCTTCAACCGCCAGTCACTGGATAAAATACTTAACGACAAATTCGATATTCTTGATCGGATTCGAGCGATTCAGGGCGGCAACAAGATTCCGGTCACCCTGAGTATTGGCGTTTCGGCTGAAGAAGAGTCCATTCTGCTGCTCGGGCAGAAGGCGCAGGCTGGCCTCGATCTGGCCTTGGGCAGAGGCGGCGATCAGGCTGCCGTATATGCGAATGGAAAAATGCAGTTTTATGGCGGCAAAGCCAAAGCAGTAGAGAAGAATACACGGGTCAAGGCCCGAGTTGTGTCACAAGCTATTCACGAATTGATTGAAGACGCTGAACTGGTTCTTATCATGGGGCACGCGCATGAAGACTTTGACAGCCTTGGCTCAGCTATCGGTCTAGCCGTTATGGCCAGACACCTCGAAAAGCCTACCTATATTGTGCTCAGTCAACCAGGCAGCGCAGTCGATAAGCTCTCTGAGCTGTTGGCAGACTATGAAGAATACCGCACGATTTTTATCAGTCCGGCGCAGGCTGCCAGCATTCTGAAAGAAGCTAATTCTGACAAAACACTGTTGTTTGTTTCAGATACGCATCGACCGGATTTGACGGCTGCTCCAGAGCTGTTGTCAGAAGTCGAGAAGGTAATCGTCATTGACCATCACCGTCGGGCAGAGGATTTTATTACCAGTCCGCTGCTGGTCTATCTCGAACCGTCAGCATCCTCAACCAGCGAACTGGTCACCGAGTTGCTAACTTACTTTGATGACAATATCGATATGAACCGGCTTGAGGCTTCCGCCCTGTACGCTGGTATTGTTGTTGACACCAAGAATTTCGCCGTCCAGACAGGAGTACGTACCTTTGAAGCTGCTTCCTATTTACGGCGTATTGGCGCTGATCCACGGTTGGTCCGCCAATTATTTCGGGTTGATCTGGAATCTTTGCGGCATAGGGCAGAGATTATTGGCAACGCCACCCAACTTCCCGGTGGAATCATTGTTGCCGAATGTCCATCAGGAGTTAAAAATATACAAATGGTGGCCGCCCAGGCGGCTGATATGCTTTTGAACTTAGAGGGAGTACAAGTTAGTTTTGTCTTGTTTGCCGCCGATGATATGATCAACATTAGCGCCCGCTCTCAAGGAGACGTCAACGTCCAAGTACTGATGGAGAGTTTTGGTGGCGGCGGACACCAGACCATGGCTGGAGCACAATTAAAAAATATAACCATGGAAGAAGTCAGGCAACGCCTGGTCGAACTGGTTCAGAAACAAATAGAGGAGAGTGAAGCAGATGAAACTCATTCTGCAACAAGAAGTGAAAGGTCTCGGTAA
- the rplI gene encoding 50S ribosomal protein L9: protein MKLILQQEVKGLGKKDAIVEVSEGYARNFLLPKKLALPATDSTVKQIKDQQAAQARREQQAMDEARMLASQLSKVSVTIGVKTGEGGKLFGSVTGKDVADAIERQHGLTIDKRKVELKDSVKSIGTYNATVRIHPDVSAQVSVNVVGE from the coding sequence ATGAAACTCATTCTGCAACAAGAAGTGAAAGGTCTCGGTAAAAAAGACGCGATTGTGGAAGTATCGGAAGGCTATGCCCGCAACTTCCTTCTACCTAAGAAACTGGCTTTGCCTGCGACTGACTCTACTGTCAAGCAGATTAAAGATCAACAAGCAGCCCAAGCGCGACGCGAGCAGCAAGCAATGGATGAAGCCAGAATGCTGGCCAGCCAACTATCAAAAGTCTCAGTCACCATCGGTGTGAAAACCGGCGAAGGTGGCAAGCTATTTGGCTCAGTCACCGGCAAAGATGTTGCTGATGCGATTGAACGTCAGCATGGACTGACTATCGATAAACGCAAAGTGGAATTGAAGGACTCGGTTAAGTCTATCGGCACCTATAATGCCACTGTTCGCATTCATCCTGATGTCAGCGCTCAAGTAAGCGTGAATGTCGTCGGAGAATAG
- the lonC gene encoding Lon family ATP-dependent protease: MKNLFSKLIRWHPTEKVVSPDDSLKRRVTSLYSLYSSVIGPEKVVLKAGKLDALELIRSQDLAERVLGLQKLVFEDPTVEKIPSRSDIPAILDEVEDELADMLARREVEERIEKKIADKMEERHQEYVREIKMQVLKEDVPNPENPQTLKKYAQLEKLETTKLTKSAGELLRPGDLSEVVGQERAIAALRAKLASPYPQHIILYGPPGVGKTTTARLALDEAKKLQYTPFAADAPFIEVDGTTLRWDPRDITNPLLGSVHDPIYQGARRDLAETGVPEPKPGMVTEAHGGILFIDEIGEMDPMLQNKLLKVLEDKRVYFDSAYYDPSDANVPKYVKKLFEEGAPADFILIGATTRDRSDITPAIRSRCAEIYFEPLTPKHIEAIVRQAANKLNVEFEDGVPELISEYTIEGRKAIGIFADAYGLALGRKDTEQKIRVEDIYSVTQVSRLTPYVSRKASATPEIGRVFGLGVAGYLGSVIEIEAVAFPVSEKGKGTIRFNDTAGSMAKDSVFNAGAVVRAITGQDIHGYDIHVNVIGGGQIDGPSAGTAILAAIISAITKQPVRQDVAVTGELSIQGKVKAVGGVFEKAYGARQAGISTLIIPKENEKDIPAGHLGLEIHSVETVEAALAVLLAEKASEAIA; the protein is encoded by the coding sequence ATGAAAAATCTATTTAGTAAACTTATTCGTTGGCACCCAACCGAGAAGGTTGTCTCTCCTGATGATAGCCTCAAACGCAGGGTGACCTCATTGTATAGCCTATATTCCTCAGTCATCGGCCCCGAAAAAGTTGTGCTTAAAGCCGGCAAGCTGGATGCGCTCGAACTGATTCGCTCGCAAGATCTAGCAGAGCGGGTTTTGGGCTTGCAAAAGCTTGTATTTGAAGACCCGACAGTGGAGAAGATTCCTTCTCGCTCAGATATTCCCGCAATTCTCGATGAGGTAGAAGATGAGCTGGCAGATATGCTGGCGCGTCGTGAAGTAGAAGAACGAATCGAGAAAAAGATTGCTGATAAGATGGAAGAGCGTCACCAGGAATATGTGCGGGAAATCAAGATGCAAGTACTGAAAGAAGATGTTCCTAACCCGGAAAATCCGCAAACTTTGAAGAAATATGCCCAACTCGAGAAGCTAGAGACAACCAAGCTGACTAAATCTGCTGGCGAGCTGTTACGCCCAGGTGATCTGTCAGAAGTCGTTGGCCAAGAACGGGCGATTGCCGCTCTGCGGGCCAAGCTGGCATCACCCTATCCGCAACATATTATTCTTTATGGACCACCTGGAGTCGGCAAGACGACAACTGCCCGATTGGCGCTCGACGAAGCAAAGAAACTGCAATATACCCCATTTGCCGCTGATGCTCCGTTTATTGAAGTTGACGGTACAACACTGCGCTGGGATCCGCGCGATATCACCAATCCACTGCTCGGCTCGGTACATGATCCGATCTACCAGGGCGCCAGACGCGACTTGGCGGAAACCGGCGTGCCGGAACCTAAACCCGGTATGGTGACAGAAGCCCATGGCGGTATCCTGTTCATTGACGAGATCGGCGAGATGGACCCCATGCTGCAAAACAAGCTGCTTAAGGTGCTAGAAGATAAGCGGGTCTATTTCGACTCTGCCTATTATGATCCCAGTGACGCGAATGTACCCAAATATGTCAAAAAGCTATTTGAAGAAGGCGCGCCTGCCGACTTTATTCTGATTGGTGCGACTACCCGCGACCGCAGTGACATTACACCGGCGATTCGCTCGCGTTGCGCCGAAATCTACTTTGAACCGCTGACACCAAAGCATATAGAGGCCATTGTCCGGCAAGCGGCTAATAAGCTAAATGTCGAGTTTGAAGACGGTGTGCCGGAACTGATCAGCGAATATACCATTGAAGGTCGAAAGGCAATAGGCATCTTCGCTGACGCCTATGGTTTGGCTCTTGGACGCAAAGATACTGAGCAGAAGATTCGTGTTGAGGATATCTACTCTGTAACCCAGGTCAGCCGCCTCACTCCCTATGTCAGCCGCAAAGCGTCAGCAACACCGGAAATTGGCCGAGTCTTCGGCCTGGGCGTGGCTGGCTATTTAGGCTCAGTCATTGAAATTGAGGCAGTTGCCTTCCCGGTTAGCGAAAAGGGTAAAGGAACTATCCGCTTTAATGACACTGCCGGCAGCATGGCAAAAGACTCAGTCTTCAATGCCGGTGCGGTCGTTCGTGCCATTACCGGCCAAGACATCCACGGCTATGACATTCACGTCAATGTCATCGGCGGCGGCCAGATTGACGGTCCGTCAGCCGGTACAGCGATTTTGGCAGCGATTATCTCAGCGATCACCAAACAGCCGGTGCGTCAGGACGTGGCAGTGACTGGTGAACTATCGATTCAAGGCAAAGTCAAGGCTGTCGGCGGCGTATTTGAAAAAGCCTACGGCGCCCGCCAAGCAGGGATATCGACCCTTATTATCCCCAAAGAAAACGAGAAAGACATTCCCGCAGGCCACCTAGGCCTAGAGATACATTCTGTAGAAACCGTAGAAGCCGCGCTGGCCGTCCTACTGGCGGAAAAAGCGAGCGAAGCAATCGCCTAA
- the dnaB gene encoding replicative DNA helicase, whose product MIDRVPPQNIEAEQAVLGAILIEKEAISKASEVLQSKDFYRESHRIVFDAVMEVSGRNENVDMITVVEQLRKEDKLEAVGGISYVTYLANCVPTAANVMFHCRIVEEKALLRQLINAATQVATMGYDDNEEVEMILDKAEQLILEVANRKVGKDFMPIKTIILNTLDKIESLYNSKGGITGIPTGFKDLDKLMSGLQPSDLILIAARPSMGKTAFVLNIAQNVAIREKQAVAIFSLEMSKEQLVQRMLCAEAPIDAQRLRIGELEENDWGRLVKAADRLSGAPVFIDDTAGITAVEMRAKARRLKIEHDLKLIIIDYLQLMQGSGNGKGENRQQEISEISRFLKQLARELNVPVIALSQLSRSVESRQVKRPMLSDLRESGSLEQDADIVSFLYRDDYYNPDSERKNITEVILAKHRNGPVDTVQLFFHKQFTKFSDLSNQAG is encoded by the coding sequence ATGATCGATCGCGTACCCCCGCAAAATATCGAAGCTGAGCAAGCTGTGCTTGGCGCGATCCTAATAGAGAAAGAGGCCATTTCCAAGGCCTCGGAAGTCCTGCAATCAAAGGACTTTTATCGTGAGTCGCACCGAATCGTGTTTGATGCAGTTATGGAAGTGTCAGGGCGCAACGAGAATGTTGACATGATTACTGTTGTCGAGCAACTGCGTAAAGAGGATAAGCTCGAAGCTGTTGGCGGCATTTCCTATGTTACCTATCTGGCTAACTGCGTTCCGACGGCAGCCAACGTGATGTTCCATTGCCGTATTGTTGAAGAGAAGGCGCTACTGCGCCAGTTAATCAATGCTGCGACTCAGGTCGCCACGATGGGCTATGATGATAATGAAGAAGTAGAGATGATTCTTGACAAGGCAGAGCAACTGATCCTTGAAGTTGCCAATCGTAAGGTCGGTAAAGACTTTATGCCGATCAAGACCATCATTCTCAACACCCTCGATAAAATCGAAAGCCTTTATAATTCAAAAGGTGGCATTACCGGCATACCCACAGGCTTTAAGGATCTCGATAAACTGATGTCCGGCTTGCAGCCGTCAGATTTGATTCTGATCGCCGCCCGTCCTAGTATGGGTAAAACTGCCTTTGTCTTAAATATTGCTCAAAATGTGGCAATTCGCGAAAAACAGGCGGTAGCTATCTTCAGCCTGGAAATGTCGAAAGAACAGCTTGTGCAGAGAATGCTCTGCGCCGAAGCGCCGATTGACGCGCAGCGTCTGCGTATCGGTGAACTTGAGGAAAACGACTGGGGTCGTCTGGTCAAAGCCGCCGACCGTCTGTCAGGTGCGCCAGTGTTCATTGACGATACGGCTGGTATAACTGCTGTTGAGATGCGGGCTAAAGCCCGCAGACTGAAAATTGAACACGACCTGAAGCTAATCATCATCGACTATCTTCAGTTAATGCAAGGTAGCGGCAACGGCAAAGGCGAAAATCGCCAGCAGGAAATCTCGGAGATATCCCGCTTTTTAAAACAACTGGCCCGGGAACTTAACGTTCCAGTCATCGCTCTATCCCAGCTCTCCCGTAGCGTCGAATCTCGCCAAGTTAAACGCCCGATGCTCAGCGACCTTCGCGAATCCGGTTCACTCGAGCAAGACGCCGATATCGTATCCTTCCTTTACCGCGATGATTACTACAATCCGGATAGCGAAAGGAAAAACATCACCGAAGTTATTCTTGCTAAACACCGTAATGGCCCGGTTGATACTGTACAATTGTTCTTCCATAAACAATTTACCAAGTTCTCGGATTTGTCGAATCAGGCAGGGTAG
- a CDS encoding DUF2225 domain-containing protein, whose product MADILYTVEKKCPLCDRTFSTTKVRNSLKMVKQDTDFCTYYQQVNPYYYTIWVCPHCGYAAQDVYFEEVLPTAAANTLRTFLQAREVNVDFGGVRTREQAIATYKLAIFYAEMTLTLASRLAGLWIKLAWLFREGEQTAEEQFAMTKALTYYEKASLKEALPIGGLTEIALQYLMGELLRRTGKIDDAITYLGRLVSDPRARSERRIVDLARQCWHLAREEKGQEEVSATEESK is encoded by the coding sequence ATGGCAGATATTCTTTATACAGTGGAAAAGAAATGTCCATTGTGCGACAGAACGTTCTCTACAACAAAGGTTCGTAATAGCTTGAAGATGGTCAAGCAAGATACCGACTTTTGTACTTATTATCAGCAGGTTAATCCATATTATTATACGATTTGGGTGTGCCCTCACTGCGGCTACGCCGCGCAGGATGTGTATTTTGAAGAAGTGCTACCGACAGCAGCCGCCAATACCCTGCGGACATTCCTGCAAGCACGGGAAGTAAATGTCGACTTTGGCGGAGTTAGAACCCGCGAGCAAGCAATCGCCACCTACAAGTTAGCTATCTTCTATGCCGAAATGACGCTGACGCTGGCAAGCCGCCTGGCCGGGCTTTGGATCAAGCTAGCCTGGCTGTTCCGCGAAGGCGAACAGACGGCAGAAGAGCAATTCGCTATGACTAAGGCGCTTACTTACTACGAAAAAGCATCGCTAAAAGAAGCATTACCTATTGGCGGCTTAACCGAAATTGCGCTGCAATACCTAATGGGTGAACTGCTCCGACGAACAGGGAAGATCGATGACGCGATCACCTATTTAGGCCGCCTAGTCTCAGATCCACGTGCTCGTTCAGAAAGACGAATCGTTGATCTGGCCCGCCAATGCTGGCATTTGGCCCGGGAAGAGAAAGGCCAAGAGGAAGTTAGCGCTACTGAAGAGAGCAAATGA